The sequence CCAACCCGCTCGGTGTCGCCGCCGATGTCGCGGAGGCCGCCGAACAGGGGCGGCTGGAGGACCCGGACGACGCCGGCGACGCGTTCACGCTGGCCGCCGAGATCGCGGAGATCCGGGCCAGGCCCGAGGCCGCGCTGCGGTACGCGGAGCAGGCCGTGGTGGCGTACCCGTCCGGCGATGACCCCCGGGCCGGGTTCGCCCGCGCGCTGCGGGCCCGCGCGCTGTTCCAGGCCGGCGGCCGCGACGACGAGGCGATGGCGGAGTTGACCGCGTTGCGCCCGTTGCTGCTCGTGCAGCCCGACGCCCCCGCCTACGTCAGTGCCGCGCTGGACGCCGCTGGGCGTTCGGCGACCGCCGAGACGTGGCTGAGCGAGGCGGTCGACACAGTGCTCAACGAACGCGCGACCGCCGCGTCCGGGCCGGCCAGCACCGCGATCGACCCGGTGGTCGATCTCGGTCCGCCGGACGCGCCAGGTGTGGCCTTCTTCCTGTTGCAACAGCGGCATCGGGTACGCCGGAATCTGAACCTGCCGCACGACCGGCAGGACGACCTGGCGGACCGGTTGGAGACCCAGCTCGTGCGTCGGGCGGGTGAGCGTCGGGACACCGAGTCGGATCTGCTCTTCTGGCCGCGGTCCGAGTTCGATCGCCTGCTCGCCGAGCACCCTGCCCTCGCGGAGGTGTACGGGCCGGACTGGGACGCGCACCGGGGGCGGTTGGAGACGGAGTTGGTTCGGCTGCGGGATGCCGGTCAGGCCGGGTTGGGCGTGTTCGGGGCGACGGTGGCCGGGTTGACCGCGTTCGCCGGTCGACGTGGCGGCGATCCGGCTGACGCGGCGGTGCGGGCCGGCTACGCGGCCGAGGTGTCGGCGCGGCCCAGCGCACGGATCGCCTGGCCGCCGGAGCGTAACGACGCCTGCTGGTGCGGTTCGGGCCTCAAGTACAAGAAGGACTGCCTGCCCCGCTCCCGGAGCTGACCGCGAGGGCTGTCGCGCTGCGGCGGCCTACCTGGTCGGGAGTAGCGTCCCTAACGGCTTTGACGTTGATAGCCGTTAGGAGAGACCTCGTGCTGGTCATCGCGCACCTCAGTGACACCCACCTCGACAGCCACCCCCGGTCGGCCGAGCGGACCGCCCGGGTCATGGACTACCTGCACGGCCTGCCACGACCTGTCGACGCGATCCTGATCACCGGGGACATCGCCGACCACGGCGAGGTGGCCGAGTACGAAACCGCCGCGAGGCTGTTCGACTCCCCGCTTCCGGTGATGGTCTGCCCGGGCAACCACGACGTGCGCCCCGCGTACCGCAAGGGTCTGCTCGGTGACGACGGCGGCGGCACCGGCCCGATCAACGCCCGCCACGACGTGGCCGGGGCGGTCTTCCTCCTCGCCGACTCTTCAGTGCCCGGCGCGGACGACGGTCACCTGGACGAGGAGACGATGGCGTGGCTCGCCGACGAGCTGGGTTCGGTGCCGGCCGAGACGCCGACGTTCATCGCCCTGCATCACCCGCCGGTGGTGCTGCACCACCCGGTCATCGACCCGATGCGGCTGCTGCCGGCCGACCCCCTGGCCGAACTCGTCGCCGCCCACCCGCAGGTCGTCGCCGTGCTGACCGGGCATTTCCACACCGCCGCCGCGAGCACCTTCGCGGGCCGTCCCCTGCGGATCGCCCCAGGTGTGGTCTCCACTCTGCGGATGCCCTGGGAGGGCGAGGGCCCGTTGACCACCCAGACCCAACCGCCCGGCGTCGCGTTCCACGTGTACGACGACGCCGGACTGCTCACCACCCACTACCGGGTGGTGGTCTGAGCATGCGCGGGGTCGCGGTGCTCGGCTTCCTGCTCGCCGTCGCGCCGATCACGGCCACGCCGGGCGCGAGCCTGACCCTGGTCGTCTCGCGGGTCGCCAGCGGCGGGCGGCGGCAGGGCTGGTGGGTGATCCTGGGTACGGTGACCGGGCTGTACGTGCACGCCACGCTGGCCGCTGTCGGGCTGGCCGCGCTGGTGCTCCGCTCGTCGCAGGCGTTCTGGGTGGTCAAGCTGGTCGGGGCTGGTTATCTGGTCGGGCTCGGGCTCTGGATGCTCTGGTCGGCGTCGCGCCGTCGCACGGGGGCGGGACGGCGACCGACGGTTCCCGCCCGGAGGCTGCCCTGGCGCGTGGACCACCCGTACCTGCAGGGGTTGCTCGGCAACGTGCTGAATCCCAAGGCCGCCGCCATCTATCTCACGTTGGCACCGCAGTTCCTCGAACCGGGCCGACCGGTGCTGATGCCCATGATGCTTCTCGCCACGGCACACGCCGCGCTCGCCACCGGTTGGCTCGCCGGCTGGACCGTCGTCTCCGGCGCCGCCGCCCGGTTGCTGCGCACCGCATCGGTGCGACGAATGCTCGATCGGTTGACCGGCGTGCTCCTGGTCGGCCTCGGCGTCCGTGCGGCGGCGACCTGAGTTTGCCGTGGCCGGCGTGGCGCCGACTCTAGGACGGTCCACTGAGGCAAATCAATACTTGAAGAAGTTAAATATTCGCCGTAGGTTTCGTCCATGTTTCCTGGGATCGACACCGGTACGTTCGCCGGGCCACCGGCAGCGACGGCGGTCTTCACGACGGTGCTGACCGAGGGGCCGGTGAGTCGGGTCGCGCTCGCCCGCCGGCTCGGGCTCTCCTCCGCCGCCGTCACCAAGGCCGCCCGGCCGCTCATCGACCTGGGTTACCTGCACGAACTGGCCGCCACCGAGCGCTCCGGACCGGGCGCCGGACGCCCCGCCAGCCCCCTCGCGGTGCGCGCCGAACGCGAGTTCTTCCTCGGGGTGAAGATCACCGCCGACGAGGTGATCGGCGTGGTCTGCGACCTGCGCGCACAGGTCCATGCCAGCGCCCGCCGGTCGTTTGACGACCCCGACGTCGACGCCGTCCTCGCCGAGGTGGGCCGGCTCGCCGACGACCTGTTCGACACGTTCCCCGGCGACCGCACCCGGGTCCACCGGCTCGGCCTGGCCCTCTCCGGCGACATCGACCGCGGCATCGGCCTGGTGCGCTACTCGCCGTTCCTGCACTGGCGGGACGTGCCACTGGGTCGACTGGCCGCCCAGCACACCGGTCTCACCGTCACAGTGGAGAACGACGTCAAGGCGCTCACCGCCGCCGAGCACTGGTTCGGCGAGGGGGTGGGGGCGGAGTCGTTCGCCCTGGTCACCGTGGGCACCGGCATCGGCTGCGGGCTCGTCGTCAACGGCCGCCTGGTCTCCGGCTCGTACGGTGTGGCCGGCGAGATCGGCCACCTCACCGTGGACGCCACCGGCCCGGACTGCCACTGCGGTGGCCGCGGCTGCGTCGAGTCGATCGCCGGCACCGACGCGATCGTGGCCCAGGCCCGCGACCGCACCGGCCGCCCCGACCTCACCATCGACGAGGCGGTGGCCCTGGCGCGCGGCGGCCACGAGCAGGTGCGGGCCGTCTTCACCAGGGCCGGCGGCGCGATCGGTTGCGCCATCGCGGCCGTCGCGAACCTGGTCGGTCCCACCCGCATCGTCGTGTCCGGCGAAGGGCTGGCCGCGTACGACCTGTTCGACAGCCACATCCGCACCAGCTTCGAACGGCAGGCCTTCGGCGCCGCCGCTCGGTGCCCCCTCTCGATCCGCCCGTTGCCCTTCGAGGAGTGGGCCCGCGGCGCGGCGGCCGTGAGCATCCAGTCGCTCGTCGTCCCCTGACCCGGCGTCACCCCGGCCACCGGCCGTCCATAGCGCTCGACCCACCCTGCCACCAGGAGGTTGACCATGCCGTCACCGACAACCCCGCGCAGACAGCACCGCACCCGGGCGCCGCTCGTCGCGGCGGCGCTGGGCGTACTCCTCGCCGCAGGCGCCGCCCCCGCCCACGCCGCCCCGACGGCCCCGCAGGCCGCGCCGGCGCAGGCCGCCGCGGAGATCGCGCAGCGCCCCTTCATGGGGTGGACCAGTTGGACCATGCAGTCCTCCAAGTACCCGGGCCTGAACCCCGACGGCGACTACAGCTACCTCACCGAGGCCAACGTCCTCAAGCAGACCGACGCCCTCGCCACCAAGCTGAAGCCGTACGGCTACCAGTACGTCAACATCGACGCCGGCTGGTGGCGCAACAACGACTGGGTGCCGCGCTTTGATCAGTACGCCCGGCAGACCCCCGACCCGGTGCGGTTCCCCCGCGGGATGCAGGCCGTCGCCGACCACATCCACGGCAAGGGGCTGAAGGCCGGCATCTACCTGCCCGTCGGGCTGGAGAAGGAGGCGTACGCAGGCGGCGCCGCGCCGATCTGGAACGCCCCCGGCTGCACCACCGCGGACATCGTCTACCCGGACCTGCGCACCACCAACGGCTGGGACAGCGCGTACAAGCTGAACTTCGACAACCCCTGCGCGCAGAAGTACATCGACTCGCAGGCGCAACTCTTCGCCGACTGGGGTTACGACTTCCTGAAGCTCGACGGGGTCGGGCCGGGCTCGTTCAAGTCCGGTGACAACTACGACAACGTGGCCGACGTGGCCGCCTGGCAGCGGGCCATCGCCACCGCCGGCCGGCCGATCCACCTCGAACTGTCCTGGTCGCTCGACATCAACCACGCCGCCGACTGGAAGCGGTACTCCAACGGGTGGCGCATCGACACCGACGTCGAGTGCTACTGCAACACGCTGGTCAGCTGGGAGAACTCGGTCGACGACCGGTTCGACGACGCGCCGGCCTGGAGCCGCAAGGCCGGCCCCGGCGGGTGGAACGACCTCGACTCGCTCAACGTGGGCAACGGCGAGATGGACGGCCTCACCAAAGCCGAGCGTCAGTCGTACGCGACGCTGTGGGCGATCTCGAAGTCGCCGCTGTACACCGGGGACGACATCACCCGCCTGGACGACTACGGGTTGTCGTTGCTGACCAACCGCGAGGTCATCGCCATCGACCAGAACGGCGGAGCGCCGGCCCGGCCGGTCACCCCCGCCGGTGACCAGCAGGTCTGGGGCGCGAAGAACCCGGACGGCAGCTACACGGTGGCGCTGTTCAACCTCGCCGACGCGCCCGCGTCGGTCACCGCGCACTGGGCGTCGTTCGGGTTCACCGGCAACGCCTCGGTCCGGGACGTGTGGAACCGCCGCGACCTCGGACCGCAGAAGAACGCCATCACCGCGGCGCTGCCCGCGCACGGCTCGCGGCTGTTCACCGTACGGCCGGGCACCGCTCTGACCTCGACCAGCTACGAGGCCGAGGCTCCCGGCAACACCCTGACCGGCACCGCCTCCGTCGGCGGCTGCGACGCCTGCTCCGGCGGTCAGAAGGTCGGCAACCTCTACGTCGGCGGCACTGTGCGGTTCAACGACGTCACAGTGCGCAAGGACGGCATCTACACCGTCGCCGTCTCCTACGTCAGCGGTGACGCGCGGTCCGTCCAGGTCTCCTCCAACAGCGGCAACGGCAGCTACCTGAAGTTCCCCTCCACTGGTGACTGGGGCACCGTCGAGACGGTCACCGTCCGACTGGCACTGAAGGCGGGCACCAACACCATCACCTTCGACAGCGGCACCTGGTACTCCCCCGACATCGACCGGATCGCCGTACCGCAGACCCTCTGACGTGCCCGGCGCGGCCCGGCGCGACAGCCGGGCCGCGCCGGCGCGCGCATCCGCCGAACACCCAGGTTGGAGAACCCGACATGGAGATCCGCAGCACGCGCGACAACCACCCCAGCCGCCGCGGCTTCCTCACGCTGGCCGCCGCCGCCGGCGCGGCCACCACCCTCGGTGGCCTACCCGCCTTCGCCGCGACCCCCGCACCCCGACGTCCCACCACGTCGCCGATGCTCGCCCCAGAGGTTGCCGCGAAGAACCAGCTCTGGTGGCGGGCACCCGGCTCCGCCACCTCGATGATCGAGCAGGGCCTGCCGGTGGGCAACGGCCGACTCGGCGCGCTCGCGAGCAACGACCCGTCCCGGGAGTTCCTGACGATCACCGACGCGACGCTCTGGACCGGTGGCCGCAACGACACCCTCGACAGCGACGGCCAGTTCCCCTACGGGCGCGAGGACTTCGGCTCGCTCACCATGCTGGCCACGCTCACCGTCGACATCCCCGGGCACGACCTCGGGGCGGTCGACGCCTACCGTCGCACCCTCGACCTCGCGCAGGGCCTGCTCAGCACCGCGTACGACATCGGCGGGGTGGGCTACCGGCGGGAGATCTTCGCCAGCCGCCCGGACGACGTCATCGTCCTGCACTTCACCTCGCAGGGCGGCGGAACGTACACCGGCACCGTCTCCCTGGCCGGCACCCACGGCGAGTCCACCACCGCCGACCCTGCCGGCCGGTACGCGTCGTTCGGGGCCTCCTTCGCCAACGGGCTGCGCTACGGTGCCGCCGTCACCGCGTACAGCGGCACCGGAACGGTGGCGGTGACCGGTGCGTCCATCTCCTTCACCGACTGCCGGGACCTCACCGTCATCGTCAGCGGCGGCACCAACTATGCGCCGACCGCCGCTACCGGGTTCCGCGACGAATCGGCGCAGCCGGAGCAACTGGCCCGGGACAAGGTCCTGGCCGCGGCGCGTGCGTCGGTCCGTGAGTTGCTGCACACCCATGTCGCCGACGTCCGCCCGACGTTCGAGCGGTTCGCCATCGACCTCGGCGCGTCGTCCGCCGGCCAGCGCGAACTGGACACCTGGGGGCGGGTGCAGGCGCGCTGGCGCGACAACGTTCCCGACCCGGAGTTGGAGGCCGCGTACCTCCAGTTCGGGCGGTACCTGCTGATCTCCGGGTCGCGCGGCAGCCTGCCGATCGGTTTGCAGGGCCCGTGGCTGGACGGCAACGACCCGGACTGGATGGGCGACTACCACAGCGACGTCAACATCCAGATGACCTACTGGCCGGCCGACCGGGCCGGCCTCACCGACACCTTCGACGCGTACGCGGACTACTGCGTGTCGCAGTTGCCGGTCTGGACCGAGGTCACCCAGCGGCTCTTCAACACCCCGACCAACCGGTTCCGCAACACCAGCGGCCGGGTCGCCGGGTGGGCCGTCGCCTTCTCCACCAACCCGTACGGCGGGAGCGGGTGGTGGTGGCACCCGAGCGGCAACGCGTGGCTCTGCCAGAACCTGTTCGAGCACTACGAGTACACCCAGGACCGCGGCTACCTGGCGAAGATCTACCCGGTCGTCAAGGGTGCCGTGGAGTTCTGGGAGACCCGACTGGTCACCGCGACCGTCACCGACGCGTCCGGCGCCGCGCGCGAGGTGCTGCTCGCCGACCGGGACTGGTCGGCCGAGCACGGGCCGCAGGACACCCGGGGCAACACCTACTCCCAGGAGCTGGTGTGGAACCTCTTCCAGAACTACCACACCGCCGCCCGGGTGCTCGGCCGCGACGCCGACCACGCCCGGAGCATCGACGCGCTCCGCAAGCGCCTCTACCTGCCCGAGGTCAGCCCCACCTCCGGCTGGTTGCAGGAGTGGATGTCACCGGACAACCTCGGTGAGACCACCCACCGGCACCTCTCCCCCCTGATCGGTCTCTTCCCCGGTGACCGGATCCGCCCGGACGGCTCCACGCCCGCCGAGATCGTCGCCGGTGCCACCGCCCTGCTCACCGCGCGCGGCATGAACAGCTTCGGCTGGGCCAACGCGTGGCGCAGCCTGTGCTGGGCGCGGCTGAAGGACGCGGAGAAGGCGTACCAGCTCATCGTCAACAACCTGCGGCCGTCGACCAACGGCAGCAACGGCAGCGCCATGAACCTCTTCGACATCTACGAGACGAACCCCGGCCGGGGCATCTTCCAGATCGACGCGAACCTCGGCACCCCCGCCGCGATCGTCGAGATGCTGCT comes from Micromonospora vinacea and encodes:
- a CDS encoding SEC-C domain-containing protein, producing the protein MPTREILTKADLAELRRSALGTANPLGVAADVAEAAEQGRLEDPDDAGDAFTLAAEIAEIRARPEAALRYAEQAVVAYPSGDDPRAGFARALRARALFQAGGRDDEAMAELTALRPLLLVQPDAPAYVSAALDAAGRSATAETWLSEAVDTVLNERATAASGPASTAIDPVVDLGPPDAPGVAFFLLQQRHRVRRNLNLPHDRQDDLADRLETQLVRRAGERRDTESDLLFWPRSEFDRLLAEHPALAEVYGPDWDAHRGRLETELVRLRDAGQAGLGVFGATVAGLTAFAGRRGGDPADAAVRAGYAAEVSARPSARIAWPPERNDACWCGSGLKYKKDCLPRSRS
- a CDS encoding metallophosphoesterase, with the protein product MLVIAHLSDTHLDSHPRSAERTARVMDYLHGLPRPVDAILITGDIADHGEVAEYETAARLFDSPLPVMVCPGNHDVRPAYRKGLLGDDGGGTGPINARHDVAGAVFLLADSSVPGADDGHLDEETMAWLADELGSVPAETPTFIALHHPPVVLHHPVIDPMRLLPADPLAELVAAHPQVVAVLTGHFHTAAASTFAGRPLRIAPGVVSTLRMPWEGEGPLTTQTQPPGVAFHVYDDAGLLTTHYRVVV
- a CDS encoding LysE family translocator; amino-acid sequence: MRGVAVLGFLLAVAPITATPGASLTLVVSRVASGGRRQGWWVILGTVTGLYVHATLAAVGLAALVLRSSQAFWVVKLVGAGYLVGLGLWMLWSASRRRTGAGRRPTVPARRLPWRVDHPYLQGLLGNVLNPKAAAIYLTLAPQFLEPGRPVLMPMMLLATAHAALATGWLAGWTVVSGAAARLLRTASVRRMLDRLTGVLLVGLGVRAAAT
- a CDS encoding ROK family transcriptional regulator, with protein sequence MFPGIDTGTFAGPPAATAVFTTVLTEGPVSRVALARRLGLSSAAVTKAARPLIDLGYLHELAATERSGPGAGRPASPLAVRAEREFFLGVKITADEVIGVVCDLRAQVHASARRSFDDPDVDAVLAEVGRLADDLFDTFPGDRTRVHRLGLALSGDIDRGIGLVRYSPFLHWRDVPLGRLAAQHTGLTVTVENDVKALTAAEHWFGEGVGAESFALVTVGTGIGCGLVVNGRLVSGSYGVAGEIGHLTVDATGPDCHCGGRGCVESIAGTDAIVAQARDRTGRPDLTIDEAVALARGGHEQVRAVFTRAGGAIGCAIAAVANLVGPTRIVVSGEGLAAYDLFDSHIRTSFERQAFGAAARCPLSIRPLPFEEWARGAAAVSIQSLVVP
- a CDS encoding alpha-galactosidase D, translated to MPSPTTPRRQHRTRAPLVAAALGVLLAAGAAPAHAAPTAPQAAPAQAAAEIAQRPFMGWTSWTMQSSKYPGLNPDGDYSYLTEANVLKQTDALATKLKPYGYQYVNIDAGWWRNNDWVPRFDQYARQTPDPVRFPRGMQAVADHIHGKGLKAGIYLPVGLEKEAYAGGAAPIWNAPGCTTADIVYPDLRTTNGWDSAYKLNFDNPCAQKYIDSQAQLFADWGYDFLKLDGVGPGSFKSGDNYDNVADVAAWQRAIATAGRPIHLELSWSLDINHAADWKRYSNGWRIDTDVECYCNTLVSWENSVDDRFDDAPAWSRKAGPGGWNDLDSLNVGNGEMDGLTKAERQSYATLWAISKSPLYTGDDITRLDDYGLSLLTNREVIAIDQNGGAPARPVTPAGDQQVWGAKNPDGSYTVALFNLADAPASVTAHWASFGFTGNASVRDVWNRRDLGPQKNAITAALPAHGSRLFTVRPGTALTSTSYEAEAPGNTLTGTASVGGCDACSGGQKVGNLYVGGTVRFNDVTVRKDGIYTVAVSYVSGDARSVQVSSNSGNGSYLKFPSTGDWGTVETVTVRLALKAGTNTITFDSGTWYSPDIDRIAVPQTL
- a CDS encoding glycosyl hydrolase family 95 catalytic domain-containing protein, whose translation is MEIRSTRDNHPSRRGFLTLAAAAGAATTLGGLPAFAATPAPRRPTTSPMLAPEVAAKNQLWWRAPGSATSMIEQGLPVGNGRLGALASNDPSREFLTITDATLWTGGRNDTLDSDGQFPYGREDFGSLTMLATLTVDIPGHDLGAVDAYRRTLDLAQGLLSTAYDIGGVGYRREIFASRPDDVIVLHFTSQGGGTYTGTVSLAGTHGESTTADPAGRYASFGASFANGLRYGAAVTAYSGTGTVAVTGASISFTDCRDLTVIVSGGTNYAPTAATGFRDESAQPEQLARDKVLAAARASVRELLHTHVADVRPTFERFAIDLGASSAGQRELDTWGRVQARWRDNVPDPELEAAYLQFGRYLLISGSRGSLPIGLQGPWLDGNDPDWMGDYHSDVNIQMTYWPADRAGLTDTFDAYADYCVSQLPVWTEVTQRLFNTPTNRFRNTSGRVAGWAVAFSTNPYGGSGWWWHPSGNAWLCQNLFEHYEYTQDRGYLAKIYPVVKGAVEFWETRLVTATVTDASGAAREVLLADRDWSAEHGPQDTRGNTYSQELVWNLFQNYHTAARVLGRDADHARSIDALRKRLYLPEVSPTSGWLQEWMSPDNLGETTHRHLSPLIGLFPGDRIRPDGSTPAEIVAGATALLTARGMNSFGWANAWRSLCWARLKDAEKAYQLIVNNLRPSTNGSNGSAMNLFDIYETNPGRGIFQIDANLGTPAAIVEMLLYSRPGHVELLPALPAAWASAGSVAGVGVRGGFTADLSWCDGRVTQARLTSVGGRSTTVLANGRSRQVTLRPGESVTLRNL